In Phycisphaerales bacterium, the sequence CGAGAGCGCCCTACTCGATCTGCTCCTCGAACGCCTCGATCGCGTCCTCCGCGCGGGCACCACCACGATCGAGATCAAGTCCGGCTACGGACTCTCGACGCGCGATGAACTCAAGATGCTCCGCGTGATCCATGAGGCCCGATCCCGCTGGCCGGGCACGGTCGTCGCGACGGCCTTGCTCGGGCACGCGATCGACCCCGACGTTCCCGACTTTGTCCAGCGCACGATCGATGAGACGCTCCCCGCTGTTCATGCCGAGTTCCCCGGCGTCGCGATCGACGCGTTTTGTGAGAAGGGCGCATGGTCGCGTGAGCAGTGCGTGCAACTCTTCGCCCAGGCGCGGTCGCTCGGGCACCCCATCCGCGTCCACGCCGACCAGTTCAACAGCCTTGGCATAATCGACGACGCTATTCGCCTCGGTGCTGCCAGCGTCGATCACCTCGAGGCCAGCACGCGCGACGATCTCCAGCAACTCTCTGAGTCGTCCACCTTCGGTGTCGGCCTCCCCTGCACCGGCCTGCACATGGCGACCCGCGCCGGCGGCGACTTCGCCGATCTCCGCGCCCTCGCCGACCTCGGCGGACGCGTCGCCATCGCCACCAACAGCAACCCCGGCTCGGCCACCACGTTCGCCATGCCCATCGCGATGGCCGCCGCCGTGCGGTTCTGCGGGCTGACTCCCCAGGAATCGATCGTCGCCTCGACGGCCAACGCCGGCGCACTGCTGACAAACGTCGATCCAACCCTTGCCGATCGCGGCCGCCTCGAGCCGGGCCTTCGCGCCGATCTGGTCCTGCTCCGTCACACCGACGAGCGCTCCCTTGCCTACGAATGGGCCTCGGACCATATCGCCTTGACCATCTGCCACGGTCGCGTCGTCTTCTCCGCATGATCGGGGAGCATGCCCGCGACACTGGCCCGACCGGAGGACGCCTCCCTGGACGCCGACACGCTACGCCGCGTTGAAGACGCCGTGATACGCCTGCTCACCCTCTCGCCGAGCGAGCGTGAGTCGGCCCTCGTCGCGCTCGGGCGCGACGAACCCGATGTCGAGCGCGAGGCCCGTTCGCTCCTGAAGCACGCCGCAAACGTGACTCAGTTTCTCGCGACGCCCGCCCTGGGCACCAATCTCGATTCACTCGGCTTCGACACGCCGCAACTCGCCGAGGATCTCTCCGGCCTCGTCATCGGCGCGTACAAACTCACCTCCAAGATCGCCACCGGCGGCATGGGCGCCGTCTATCGCGCCTCACGAATCGACGGGCAGTTCGAGCAGGACGTCGCCGTCAAGATCGTGAAACGCGGCATGGACTCCGACGAGATCCTCCGCCGATTCGTCCACGAGCGCCAGACCCTTGCCAATCTCAATCACCCCAACATCGCCCGCCTGATCGACGGCGGTGTCACCGGCTCCGGCCGCCCGTACCTCGTCATGGAACTCATCGCGGGCGAGCCGATCGATGAGTACGTCTCCACACGCGCGCTCGACATCCCCTCACGGCTCACGCTCTTCCGCACTGTCTGCGACGCCGTCCGTTTCGCCCACCAGAACCTCGTCATCCACCGCGATCTCAAACCCAGCAACATCCTCGTCACCGCCGACGGCGTGCCGAAACTTCTCGACTTCGGCATCGCCAAGGTGCTCAAGGAAGGCCCTCGCCTGGACCAGACCTACACCTCGCCCGCCGACCGACTGCTCACCCCCGAGTACGCCAGCCCCGAGCAGATCCGGGGCGAGATCGTCACGACCGCGAGCGATGTCTACGCCCTTGGCGTCATCCTCTACGAACTCCTGACGAGTGCTCGCCCGTACACCTTCGCCTCGCGCACGACGGCGGACCTCGAGCGTGTGGTCTGCGAGCAGAATCCGCCCCTTCCCAGCGTCGCCTCGCCCGCCCATACTCGCGCCCTCCGCGGCGATCTCGACACGATCACGTTGACCGCCATGCGCAAGGAGCCGTTCCGCCGGTACGCCTCGGTCGAGGCCCTCATCGCCGACCTCGATCGCTACAGCCGCGGCCTGCCCATCCTCGCGCGCCCCGACACGCTCTCGTATCGCGCCTCGAAGTTCATCCGACGCAACACGCTCGCCTGCGTCCTCGCGTCCATCGCGGTCGTGCTCGGCGCGGTCGGCGTTGGGATCTACATCGCCCAGTCTATCCGCGTGACGCACCAGCGTGATGAGGCCTATTCCGCGCGCGACCAGTCCGAGGCGATCACGGCATTCCTCTCCCAGATGCTCCGCCCACCCGCGCCCATCGCCCGCGGTCGCGAGACGCGCGTCGCCGACGTCCTCGACCACGCGCTCATCCAGGCCGATGCCGAGTTGAGCGACCGCCCGCTCGTTCATGCCGCGGTCGGGAGCAGCATCGGGCGAACCTGGCTCGAACTCGGAGAGATCACCCAGGCCGAGGCCTCCGTCCGCGACGCGCTCGCACGCCGCGAGGCGATCCTCCCGCCCGGGCACCACGACATCGCCGAGAGCAAACTCGACCTCGCCGAGGTCCTCTTCCGCAAGGAGGACTACGACGGCGCCGCTCGACTCGCGAACGAGGCGCTCGAGGCCCATCGCCGACTCCGCGGCGACGCCAACCTCGACACCGCGCGCTGCTACAACACCCTCGGCGCGATCCATCGCGCCACGGCCCAACTCGACGAGGCCGAGAGCGACCACCGGACCGCACTTCAGATCCGTCAGGAGATCATGAAACGATCGAGGGGCGCCGAGCACGCCCAGGCCGAACTCGACGCCGCCGAGAGTCTCAACAACCTCGCGGTTGTGCGCCGACTCAAGGGCGACGCGCTCGAGGCCATCGAACGCTTCGAGCAGGCCCTCGAACTCCGTCTGAAGAACCTTCCCGCCGACCATCCGCTCGTCATCCAGAGCGAGACGAACCTCGGGCTGATGTACCTCCAACGCGACCGATTCGAGGAGGCCAAGCGGCTCTACGCTCAGGCCATGCCCGGAGCCGAGCGCGTCTATGGCTCCACCTCGGCGTTCTTCGGCACGACGCTCCGCAACTACGCCCAACTCCAACTCGAGACCGGCGACCCCGAAAACGCCATCCCCAATCTCAACCGCGCCATCACCATCCTCTCGCCTCAACTCGGCGATGACTCCATGGGCGTCGTCCTCGCCAAAGCGCACCTCCTTCGCGCGTTTCGAATGACCCGCGAGTTCTCACAGGGAGAATCGACGGCCGCGTCGCTCGACGCCCTTCTCTCGACCGTCGCGTCGCTCCAGGGCCAACTCCGCGCCGTCGCGACGCACCTCTATGAGTTCTACGATGCCGCGGGCCGCCCCGCGGATGCGGATCGCTGGCGTCAGAGGCTTGCCGACTCGCCTCCCTAGGCGATCGCGGGTTCTTCCTTGGTCGCCAGGCGCAGGATGTTCGTCTGCGTCATCGCGTCGCCCGTCAACTCGCCCGTGATGCGCCCGCTCGCCATCACGAGCACGCGATCCGAGAGCGCCAGCAACTCGGGCATCTCGCTCGACACGAGCAAAACCGCCGTCCCTCGGTTGGCCTCCTCGCGAACAAGACGATAGATCTCGGCCTTGGTCCCCACGTCGATGCCGCGCGTCGGCTCATCGAGCAGCAGCACCCGCGTGCGTGCGCCCATCCAGCGCGCGATGAGCACCTTCTGCTGGTTGCCGCCCGAGAGCGTCCCGGGGACGTTCGTCGCCGCCGCGGTCTTCACGTGGAACCCGAGGATCTTCTCGCGAACGACGCCCCGCTCGCTCGATGAACGCCGAACGAGTCGCCCGCGAGCCAACCGTGGCATCTCCGGCATCACGATGTTCTCGTCGATCCCCAGGAGAAAGAACAACCCGAGATTCCGCCGATCTTCGGGGACATAGCCGACCCCAGCCGCGATCGCTGCCCTCGGGTTCCCGAGCGCGACGGGCGTCCCATCGATCCGCACCGTTCCCGTCGCCCGAGAATCCAACCCGAAGATCGCGTCCAGCACCTCCGACCGCCCCGCGCCGACCAAGCCGCCGATCCCCACGATCTCCCCCGCGCGGACCTCGAGCGAGACATCCGACAACTTGCCGGGCGACGACACTCCACGAACCTCGAGCAACACGCTTCCCGGCGGCGCGTGCCCCACATCACCATCAGCCATCGCCCGGAGCGCCCCGGCCTCGCTCGCCGCGCCGTTCGTGCCGACTGATCCGGCGCTCGATGTGCGTGAACCAAACTCCCCTGCTCTCGCCGTCTCGATCCGCCGCCCGATCATCTGCTCCACTAGCGTCGGCTCATCGATCGCCTTGATGTCGTTGGTCGCGACGAATCGGCCATCTCGAAGAACCGTGACCCGGTCGCACACCTGGAAGATCTCGCCCATGCGATGGCTGACATACAGGATCGTCAGCCCTTCGCCCGCGAGCGAGCGCACGATCTCCATCAGCCGATCCGCCTCGCCCATCGAGAGCGAACTCGTCGGCTCATCGAAGACGATGACCCGCGCACGAGACGAGTGCCCGGCGCTCGCCGAATCGCCTCCATCATCGAGCGCGCTGGCGATCTGCACGATCTGCCTTCGCCCGGGACTGAGCACGCCCAGCGGCGCCTCGACATCGATCGTGGGATCGAGCCGTGCGAGCAGCCGCGACGCCCGCTCCCGCATCCGACGCCGGTCTACAAGCCCGAATCGCGATGGCATCGCGTGCAGGCTCAGATTCTCCGCCACACTCAGGTTGGGGCACTGCGCCAGTTCCTGGTGCACGATCCGCACGCCCGCCCCGAACGCGTCCTCGATCGAACCTGGCGAGAGTTCCCGCCCATCGATCACGACCGCACCCGAATCCTGCTTATACAGCCCGGCGATCGTCTTCCCGAGCGTGCTCTTGCCCGCGCCGTTCTCCCCCATGAGCGCGTGCACCTCGCCCGCCTCGAACGACACGCTCACGTCGTCCAACGCCTGCGTGATGCCGAACCGCTTCGAAATGTGCCGTGCCTCAAGAAACATGCACCATCACCTAAAGCCCGGCACACCCCTTCGAGTGCGCCGGTGATTGATCACTTCTGCTCCAACCACTTATCCCAGATCCCCTCAAACTCCTTCACATTGTCCTTCGTGACGATCTGGAGATCAAAGTGGACGACCGGGCTCGCCGGGTCCTTTCCCTCGAGCAACTTCTCGACAGCGATTCGCACCGACTCATGCCCCCAGCCATAGCAGTCCTGCCCGATGAGCGCCTGCACCTCGCCCTTGGCCACATACGCGAGTTCCTCACGCAGCGTGTCCACCGACACCACCTTCGCCCGTCCCGCAACACCCGTCAGCGCGTCCTTGGTGAACAGCGGCCACCCCCCCACCATCGCCCAACCGGCGATGTCCGGATTCGCCGTCTGCACCTGCTGCACCGTCGCCGCCGCATCCGGCGCGGTCTCCTTGTGGTAGTACACGTCCTTGAGCGTGAACCCTTTGGCCTTGAGCGAGTCCAGTTCCTGCTTCACGCCGCGGATGCGAGCCTGGAGGTTCGGCGCCGTCTGATTCCCGCCAAGGATCGCGATCGGCCCGCCCGTGTCGCCCATCGCCTTGGCGAGTTGCTTCATGACCTCGCGTCCGCACGCCTCGTCGTCGATGCCGTAGTACGCGAACCGCTTGGACTTGGGGCTGTCCGAATCGAAGGTCACCACGAGCACGCCGCGATCCACAGCGCTGTCGATCGGCAGTTTCAGCACATCGCCATCGGTGCACGAGACCGAGATCGCGTCGACACCCTGCCCGACGAGTTGCTCGATGTACTGCCCCTGCTTCTGCGCATCCTCATTCGTCGGCGTCTGCCAGATCACATCGATCTTCACGCCATACTTCTTCGAGAGTTCCGCGCCCGCGGCCAGCGCCCCCGTCCGCGCCGCCTGGAAGACCGGATTCGACTGCGACTTCGCGATCACGCCGATCCGCAAGGGACGAACCTTTGGCGCGTCGCCCTTCACCGAGTCCGCCGTCACGGCAGGCTTCGCCTCGCCCGGATTCGTCGCGGCGCCATGGCTCGGCGCCGACTCGCTCGTCTTGGGCGCAGAATCCACAGGCGGGTTCTTCTGCTCGCACCCCTGCATTCCCAAAGACGCGAGCACGCCAAACGCCATCGCCGCGCCCACGCGCAACCAAGAGCCCACGCCACCCGATCGATTCACATGATGCTTCATGACTTGCTCCTTGTTCTGGTTTCTCTGAGTAGTCTTCCCGATCTCAGTTTCGTTCGAACACTCAACGTCGGACATTCTCGCACAACCAGCCCGAATCACAACGCTCTCTCGCGGCTACCGCCCCGTGGGCATCAGCCGCGTCTTCAACTGATCCAGCACCACCGCGATCACGATCGCCGCACCCATCACCACCTGCGTGTAGTTCGTGTCAATACTCAGTATGATCATCGCGTTGGTGATGAGTTGGATGAGCACCGCGCCCAGCACCGCCCCGAGCGCGCTCCCGCGCCCGCCCGAGAGCGACGCCCCGCCGATCACGCTCGCCGCGATGACCGTCAACTCGTCCCCCGTCCCCGCGGCCGAGGTCGCCGCCCCGTAATACCCGATGTACACCGCCGCCGACAGACCCGCGAGCGCCCCCATCACCGCGAAGACCAGGACCTTGACATACCCCACGCCGATCCCGGCATACTTCGCCGCCGTCTCGTTCCCGCCGATCGCGAACGTCTGCCGCCCGGGAACCGTCCGCGTCAGCACAAAGTGTCCCGCCATCGCGACTAATCCCATGATCACCACCGGCACGGGATACACCGCGAGCGATCCCTTCGCTCCGATCGTCAGCGGCAACTTCATGAACCCCGCAACAAACGACGTGGGCAGCCCGCTCACCGACTGCCCCTTGGTCATGATGAACGCCACGCCGCGCAACGCCGCCATCGTCCCCAGCGTGATGATGAACGGATGCACGCGCAGCCCCACCACCATCGCCCCGTTCGCCACGCCGCACGCCATCCCCGTCAGCACGCACACGCCAAGTCCCACGGCGATCGACACCGCCGCACCGGCCCCGGCGTCACCAGCCCCCTGTTCCAACGCTCGCAACGCGATCGCCCCCACGATCGCGCTCACGGCATAGATCGACCCCACCGACAGATCGATCCCGCCCAGCACGATGATCGCCGTCATGCCCACGGCCATGATCGCCGTGTAACTCGCCTGCGTCGCCACCAGCACCAGATTCTGCGTGTTGAAGAACGCGTTGACGGTCGTCGTCACCCATTGCCCCGTCTCGGGATCCAGATGACGCGAGGGAATCGGGTGCGAGAAGATCGAGAGCGCAATCATCATCAGAACGATCACGAGGATCAGACCCGACTCCTGGGCCAGAAGCAGGCGACGCCACACTGGGTGCCCCCCGCTCTCAATCGCTCGTGTACCGCCGCCGCTCGATGACACGCCTACCTCCCAAAGTCACACGAAAGGTCCAAAGAATCCCACAGGTTCGGCGACTGCACCTCACAAGGCGCAGCAACCACCAATCCCCATGAAAACCTTGGGATTGACGGACCGTAGGTTAGTCGCTGTATTCGGTTCGTGCGACCCGGCCTGGCCTGCCGGTCAGCCGCCGACCTCGTGCTCGACCCGCCCCGATTCCTTGAAGATCCGAACGATTCGCACCACCTCGAGGGCGACCGCCATCTGGGCCTGGTCCGTGCTCGCCCCGCAGTGATGCGTCGAAACCACCCCCGGCAGTTTCACCGTCGCGTTCGACCACGCCCCTTCCGTCGCCGAGGGCTGGTCCTCGTACACATCCAGCCCCGCCCGGATCCCCTTCGATTGGATCGCCGACCGGAGTGCGGCCTCATCCACGATCGGCCCGCGGCTCGTGTTCACAAAGATCGCCCCGGGCTTCATGCACCCGAAGAACTCCGTGCCGAACAGGTGCTTCGTCGAATCCGCCAGCGGCAGATGCACACTCACCACGTCCGCCTGCTTCGCCAGCGCGTGCAGCGCCGGCGTGTCCGTCCCGCCAAACTCACACCCCAGCGCCCGCGCGTGCTGCTCGGTGATGCTCCGGCTCCACGCGATCACGCGCATGCCGAACGCCACGCCGCGCGTGATGACCTCCTGCCCGATCGCGCCCACGCCGACGACCGCGAGCGTCGTCCCCTTGAGCCCCCGCGCCTTGGAGAACTCCTTCTTGTTCCATTTCCCCTCGCGGGCCGCCACGCACTGGTCCGGAATCCGCCGATCGCACGCGAGAATCAGCCCGAACGCCAACTCGGCGACGGCGACCGCGTTCATCCCCGGGCAGTTGCAGACCTTGATCCCGCGAGACCGGGCCGCGGCGACATCGATGTTGTCCACGCCGCTCCCCGCGCGGACGATGACCCTCAGCCCCTTCGCCTCGGCCGTTACCCCCGCGGGGACTTTGGTCGAGCGGACCACGAGGATCTCGGGCGCGTGCTCGGTGATCGCTCCGGGGAGTTTCTCCGTCCCAAGGCCCGGGTGGTACTCGACCGTGGCGCCCAGCGCCTTGAGCCCCTCCAATCCCGCCGCCTCGAACTTGTCCGCTACCAAGACCTTCATGCGCACGCTCCTTGTGCCCACGCGCCATCTCCAGATCGCGAGGCACACAGAGCGTACGAACGCCCGAGGACGTTCTCAAACCTCTGAAGTCATGAGAGACGCATGGAGACACAACGATTCGGGGGATCGCGCCGGCGTTACCAGTTCGACGTGTTGATCTCCGCCGCCTGCACGTCGATGCCCTTCAGCCCGCCGCGCGTCCAGCGGAGATAGCCAATGACGGACTCCCCGCCCACGCGAGTGCCATTGCGGAGTGGCGGCTCCCAGGCCTGCGGTTGATACGAGTAGACCGTCGGAGCCGTGCTCCGTGGCGATCGCACATTGAACCCGGGATTGATCGAGTTGCCGACGCGATCGCCCGCGGGGCCCGTTGGAGTTCCCGTCTGGAAGATCGCCACGTGCCCGTCGAAGAAAAGCAGGGGCTGCTTCGCCTCGGGATACTCCATCGCCCACTCGCGCTTCCCGAAGTGCCGTGCCACAGCGTCGTACAGCACGACCTTCTGCGACGGATAGGCGACATCGCCCAGCCGGCGCCGCCCGAGCGTGTTCTGCCGATTCGGATCCGGCTGCGTGAGTTGGTACTGATAGTGTGTCGCCGCCTGAGCGAACGTGTTGCTCGTGCCGTCGCCTCGATCCGGCGACATCGCCGCGGGCACAAACTGATACGACGAGGAATACGGCCATCGCCAGTTCTGAGAGTTTGTCCCTGCCGGCTGTGGTTGCGCCGTGTTCGTCCGAAACGCCGGCACGTTCCACCATCGCATCCGAGTCGAATCCTCCGGACACACCACCCACGGCGAGGGTAGATTGAAGTCCATGAAGTCCTGGAGCGCCAGGTGGTTGTACAGAATGTACGGGATCCAGTTCGTCGGCCACGGAATGTCGCTCCGTCCCGAGCGCCGACGCATGATGTCCGTCGCTTGCGCCGCCGCCGCGCGAAGGTCCTCGGCAAACAACCCCCCAGCAGGCCTCAGGTCGGCATACTGGCTCGTCGCATAGACCTTGCGGGTCCAACTGAACGACACGATCTTGTCCAGATACGTCGCCGCGTATCCCGATATGCCCGTCCCCAACTGATTCAAGTTGTTCTGGCACTTGAGCAATCGCGCCGACCGCTTCGCCTGCGCGAGCGCGGGCAACAGCAGCCCGATCAAAAGCGCGATAATCGCGATCACCACCAGCAACTCAATGAGCGTAAAGCCCCGACCGTGTCGTGCTCGCATACAACCCCTGTTTCCGCGCCCCGACAGGCCATGAAAGCCCGTCGATAGAATCACCCCGGCGCATAGTCCAAACACACGATGACTCAATCGTACCAGACCGTTTCCGACACCGCAACCCCAATCCAGACATGAACCACTTTCCGATCCAGAACCTCAGTCTGCCTCGATCTCGACTCCTTCTTTCCCTCGCGGCTTTGTGCTCGCTTCTCTTGCTCGCCTCGTGTGCAACCCAGCGCCCTATTCCCGGAACAGCACACGAAGCCATCCGCGGCACACAACCCGAATCGACACTCAACGCTCAAGGCCCGCGAATCCAGCCTTCGGTCACTTCCAGCAAGACCCCACTCGCCACCACGTCAAGCGGCGGCGTCATCACCCTCGCCGATATCCAGACCCAACTCCTCGAAGCCCAGGGCCGGGCCATCGCCGAAGAAGTCGCCCTCGATCGCGCCCTCGCCCGTGAACTCAAGGCCAAATCACTCACTATCCACGACCAGGACCTCGACCGCGAGGAGCAGGAACTCCTCCAGAACGTCGCGAGGGGCGCCCGCACCGACGCCGACGAGGCCCAGCGCCTCATCCTCCAGATCCGGCGCGAGAGAGGCCTCGGCCCCGCACGCTACCGCGCGCTCCTCCTCCGAAACGCCGCCCTCCGCGCCCTCGTCGCCCCCGAGATCGACATCACTCCCGCGGAAATCGAGCGAGAACAATCGCTCCGGGCCTCCCCACGTGTCCGTGCGCGCGTCATCATCACCCGGACCCGTGAGCAGGCGAGTGACCTCCGTCGCCGTCTCGAATCCACGCCCACCGAGGAACGCGCAACTCGCTTTGCCGAACTCGCCGCCGCCTACTCCACCGACGCCTCGGCCACCAACGCCGGGCAACTCGAGCCCTTCGCCCTCGAAGACCCTGCCGTCCCTGCCGTGCTCCGCAATCTTCTCCAAGGCCTGAACCCGGGCGATCTGACACCTCTTTTCATCCTCGACTCGACCGTGGGATTTGCCCTCTTCGAGGGAACCAACCCCGCTCCAGCGGCCGCCCCTTCAACTGAGGACATCATCCGTGAGTTACGTACTAAATACGAACGGATCGCTATGGATCGATTGGCAAAGGATCTCTTGGCGGGCGAATACCTAAAATTTACCGATCTATCTATCCGGTGGTAGTCGGTCGGGGGAGACAGGGAATTCCTGATCAATACACAACTTGCCCCTGACGTAATCCTTGTAGTTTCGGCAACCTGCTTCTCTCGAACGTTCTTCACTGTGATGAGCCCCAACGAAGTGGGGACATGAGGCCCACTCCTCGGCGTCGCGGGCGGAATCACCGGACGCCGTAGCCGACAAGTCCTGCGGCATAAACACATGGCTCCTATGCCTTCCGCCTCGCACGACGCGGGTTATATCTATTCGAGCTTTGGCGATGCAAGAACCCCCGGTCACGCGGTCGTATTCACGCGGCCCGTTGTGCCGTCGATCTTCGGAATCGTCAACGCGACGATGAATCCCACGACCGACAACGCCGACCCAACGAAGAACGGCGCACCGGGGACCATGACATTACGTCCCGGGGTCGTGAAGTGCGCAAAAACCAGCCCGCCCAGGATCGGACCAAAGACCGAGGCCAGTCCGATGACGCTGACAAACGCGCCCTGCACGCGTCCTTGTTCGCGCGGCCCAACCTGCCGGGTGATGAGCGCCTGCGAGGCCGGTTGCGAGACCGCCCCGATCGACGCGATCGCCACGAGGATGTAGATCATCCATCCTTGCGGCGCGAGGCCATAGCACAAGTACGCGAGGCTGGCGATCGCGACGCCCAGGAGCAGACTCCGCCGCTCGCCAAGGGCCGGGATGATCTTCCGGGCGAGCCCACCCTGCACCACCACGGCCCCGATCCCGACGACAAAGAGCGACAGCCCCACCTGCGTCGTGCTCCAGCCATACCGGAACTTGGTGTAGAGCACCCACGTCGCGTGCAGCCCGAACTGTGCGAGGTTGAGCAGCAGCGAGACCAAGGCGATCCGTCGCACGCCGGGAAAGTCACGCAGATTCCGGATCGCCCCAAAGGGGTTGAGCCGCGAGAACGTGAGCGGGTGTTTGGCGCGATGCTCGGTCGCCAGCGACTCGGGGAGCACGAAGACGCCATAGACCACGCTCGCGAGCGTGACGATGCCCGCGACGACAAACGGAAGACGGATGCTGATATCGCCCAGTAAGCCGCCCGCGACCGGCCCGATCACGAATCCCAGGCCGAACGCCGCCCCGATCATCCCAAACGCCGCCGGGCGCTTCTCAATCGGCGTGACATCGGCGATATAGGCGTTGGCCACGGTGATGTTGGCCCCCGAGATCCCATTGAGCGTCCGCGCGATGAACAGGAACCACAGCGAAGGCGAGAGCGCCTGGACGAAGAAATCGATCGCCGAGCCGGCCAGCGAGAGCAGGATCACCGGCCGGCGACCGAACCGATCCGACAACGTCCCGAGCAACGGCCCAAAGATCAACTGCATTGCCGCATACGACGCGCCGAGAAGCCCGACATACGGCGCGGCCCTGGACTCACGCGAGATCGCCTTGGGATCTCGCTCGTTCGAAGTCTCGGACGCGGCGGCCGTGGCAGGCTCGGACGATGGCTTGGAGTTCGCGCCCGAGCCAGGCGCGGCCGCCTCGACCCGCGACTTCACGTCGTCCTGGAGCATCGCGGCCTCGGCGATGAACGCGAGATCCTTCTCGGGCAGGAGCGCTTCCACAAGCCGCGGGGCCACGGGGATAATCAGCCCGATGCCGAGAGCGTCCAGCAGGATCGTCACAAAGATAAAGATGGCCGCCGCTCGCCGATTCCGACCGGTCGGCGCGGACGCGCCACTCGCCGGCGTCTCCCCGGACGATGTCTCCGATGTTGGCTCCTGGCTCGACACGCACGCAGAAGGTAGGACGCCGAATCTCGATTCGTCCTGCGTGCATCCCCCGCGCATGGGCATTCGTCGCTATGCCGACGCCCCGTCCTTGAGTTCCGGACGGTTCTTGAGTTCCCGCCGCATGATCTTCCCCGTCGGGTTCTTGGGGAGTTCATCGAGTCTGATGACTCGGTCGGGCACCTTGTACCCCGCGAGCGACTGGCGGCACCACGATTGCAACTCACGCTCGTCGAACTCGCCCCCCTCGCGGATCTCGACAAAGGCGACGGGCAACTCGCCCCGCACGGGATCGTGCACACCGATCACGCCCGACGCGGCGACCGAGGCGTGCCTGTTGAGGACCTCCTCGATCTCGCGAGGGAAGACGTTCTCGCCGCCAACGATCATCATCTCCTTGAGGCGCCCGGTGATGTACAGGTGCCCGTCGAGATCGAATCGTCCGATGTCCCCCGTGCGGAAGAACCCATCGCTCGTGAAGGCGCCCGCCGATTCCGTCGGGAGTTTGTAATACCCCCGCATCACGTTCGGACCCATGATCTGCACCTCGCCGTCCTCGTTGGGGCCCAGCGGCTTCCCGGTGTTCACATCGACGATCCGTTCCGTCACGCCCGGCAGCGCCATCCCCACGCTCCCGCGCTTGAAATCCTGGGGCCTGCACCAGTTCGAGACCGGGGCCGTTTCCGTCAACCCATACCCCTCGTTGAGCGTCACGCCGAACCGATCGCGCAGCCGTTCGAAGACACTCTGCGGGAGCGGCTCGCCACCCGAGACCACAAACCGCAGAGAGGCCCAGTCCTCGGGCGTGGCGTCCTTGGCGTTGGCGAGTGCCGCGTACATCGATGGGATCGCGATCAGCAGCGTGGGGCGATGCTCCCGTAGCGCCTTCACGATCTTCCCGGGCATGAACCGCGCGAGGTACACCACCTTGAACCCCAGCGAGAGGGGCAGGATCGTCAGCGCGGTCAGCCCGAACGTGTGGAACTGCGGCAGCACGCCGAGAAAGACATGGTCGTCGCCATGCTTGATTCCGACCCATTCCACGATCTGGCGGACGTTGGCGACGATGTTCCCGTGCGTGAGCATCACGCCCTTGGGCTTCCCGCTGGTTCCGGATGTGTACAACAGAAGTGCGAGGTCGTCATCGTCCACCATCGCCGGCCAGCGCGCCTCGGGCACGCCCTCGAACTTCTGCTCGTCCAGACGCACGAGATTCGCAACCCTCGGCGTGAACTTCATGAAGTCCAGCATCGCCCCGACCGTCAGCACGACCTCCGTGCCGCAGTCGTC encodes:
- a CDS encoding serine/threonine protein kinase, which codes for MPATLARPEDASLDADTLRRVEDAVIRLLTLSPSERESALVALGRDEPDVEREARSLLKHAANVTQFLATPALGTNLDSLGFDTPQLAEDLSGLVIGAYKLTSKIATGGMGAVYRASRIDGQFEQDVAVKIVKRGMDSDEILRRFVHERQTLANLNHPNIARLIDGGVTGSGRPYLVMELIAGEPIDEYVSTRALDIPSRLTLFRTVCDAVRFAHQNLVIHRDLKPSNILVTADGVPKLLDFGIAKVLKEGPRLDQTYTSPADRLLTPEYASPEQIRGEIVTTASDVYALGVILYELLTSARPYTFASRTTADLERVVCEQNPPLPSVASPAHTRALRGDLDTITLTAMRKEPFRRYASVEALIADLDRYSRGLPILARPDTLSYRASKFIRRNTLACVLASIAVVLGAVGVGIYIAQSIRVTHQRDEAYSARDQSEAITAFLSQMLRPPAPIARGRETRVADVLDHALIQADAELSDRPLVHAAVGSSIGRTWLELGEITQAEASVRDALARREAILPPGHHDIAESKLDLAEVLFRKEDYDGAARLANEALEAHRRLRGDANLDTARCYNTLGAIHRATAQLDEAESDHRTALQIRQEIMKRSRGAEHAQAELDAAESLNNLAVVRRLKGDALEAIERFEQALELRLKNLPADHPLVIQSETNLGLMYLQRDRFEEAKRLYAQAMPGAERVYGSTSAFFGTTLRNYAQLQLETGDPENAIPNLNRAITILSPQLGDDSMGVVLAKAHLLRAFRMTREFSQGESTAASLDALLSTVASLQGQLRAVATHLYEFYDAAGRPADADRWRQRLADSPP
- the hutI gene encoding imidazolonepropionase — its product is MSILITNARVLTMGQGPNPRTRERLADVGAIPRADVLIDQGVIVRITPHTPHNPAPAPPAGATIIDAKGRVLMPAFIDPHTHLCWAGDRLDEWQMKLAGTPYLDILKAGGGIMSTVRAVREASESALLDLLLERLDRVLRAGTTTIEIKSGYGLSTRDELKMLRVIHEARSRWPGTVVATALLGHAIDPDVPDFVQRTIDETLPAVHAEFPGVAIDAFCEKGAWSREQCVQLFAQARSLGHPIRVHADQFNSLGIIDDAIRLGAASVDHLEASTRDDLQQLSESSTFGVGLPCTGLHMATRAGGDFADLRALADLGGRVAIATNSNPGSATTFAMPIAMAAAVRFCGLTPQESIVASTANAGALLTNVDPTLADRGRLEPGLRADLVLLRHTDERSLAYEWASDHIALTICHGRVVFSA
- a CDS encoding sugar ABC transporter ATP-binding protein codes for the protein MFLEARHISKRFGITQALDDVSVSFEAGEVHALMGENGAGKSTLGKTIAGLYKQDSGAVVIDGRELSPGSIEDAFGAGVRIVHQELAQCPNLSVAENLSLHAMPSRFGLVDRRRMRERASRLLARLDPTIDVEAPLGVLSPGRRQIVQIASALDDGGDSASAGHSSRARVIVFDEPTSSLSMGEADRLMEIVRSLAGEGLTILYVSHRMGEIFQVCDRVTVLRDGRFVATNDIKAIDEPTLVEQMIGRRIETARAGEFGSRTSSAGSVGTNGAASEAGALRAMADGDVGHAPPGSVLLEVRGVSSPGKLSDVSLEVRAGEIVGIGGLVGAGRSEVLDAIFGLDSRATGTVRIDGTPVALGNPRAAIAAGVGYVPEDRRNLGLFFLLGIDENIVMPEMPRLARGRLVRRSSSERGVVREKILGFHVKTAAATNVPGTLSGGNQQKVLIARWMGARTRVLLLDEPTRGIDVGTKAEIYRLVREEANRGTAVLLVSSEMPELLALSDRVLVMASGRITGELTGDAMTQTNILRLATKEEPAIA